The Oncorhynchus kisutch isolate 150728-3 linkage group LG10, Okis_V2, whole genome shotgun sequence region GTGCCCACCGTTAAATGTAGCTCTCTGCAGTATGGTCACACAGGTCGTCCCACAGGCTTGTATGGCTTTCTCTATAGCGGCATTGGTCGAAGTCCGGGTGGCACTGGAGCCTAGTTTAAACACGTTGTTCACGGTCGCGATCACACTGCCTCGCCTGTAAGGGTCACCAAAAACCATACATAATTACCATAACAAGCCAGCTGATAAAATGCATGGTCAAACCAATGTCCTGGTCATCACAACaagtcccactgggcacacactggttgaatcaacgttgtttccacgttgTCTCACTGGAAGTACGCTGAGCCAACGTGGAAAAGATGTTGAAATGACGTCTGGCACGGTGGGCTATACATTGGATGACAACCATTCTTGGCAATGTGGCATAGAATCCTACCGAAGCAGCACCACATCAGTTTGACTGTATCCAGACTCGTTTTCCAAGGCTCTTCTCAGCTAAAAATAAGATAAGAGAGGATTATTGTCCCACTCCGTCGCTCTGAGAGGAGAATACACTGTAACTACTGGGCTTAGTGACTCAAGGACCTACTGCCTCTGAGATCCTGGCTGCTGTTTGCTGAAATATCTCTGATGACCGGTTGCTCATTTCAGCCTGAAATGTCTGGTTGAGATGCAGGTCTCCAGAGAAGACTTGGGCTGAAAGGGAAGGGGGAAAAAGgagtcatcatcatcaccatttaTCCCCAGCACCCTTATAATCCTCAGCATCATCCCCATCGTTGTCTTCCTTTATAACACTAACGACTAGCACTAACCTTGTACACAGCGGCCCTTTAAGAGGAAGGTCCCAGACATACACTGGCAGGTGCCGTTGAGACAGATGCTATCAtacggacagggagaggagggacacaTTATGGAGATGGGTGGAGGCAGGGAGGTGGCAGCAGTGATGGCTGACACTGGCTGGGTGGTGCTTCCACCGGTAGGGGAGGTCGAGGTGTGGAAAGGAGGAAGTGGGCTCTCACTAGTTTTGCTAGTCGGTTGCCCAGGGGTTtctgtggtaaaaaaaaaaaagaaggaaagaaGAGATAACAAAGATCAAATTGGAAAGTAAGTTTCAACATTGATTAACATCTCACAGTGAAGATAATATCTTTGTTTTGAATCGTTTTACAGCATTATATTTAGTCCTTCTTCAGACACAACACAGATCCAATCATGTTTACAACATTTGACACGGACAATTACATTTTAAAGCATACCTCCTGTAGGTGAGATGGTGGGTGAGGGGGCAGGGTTGGTGGTGGAGGTGTCTACGGGGGCAGCAGTGCTGCTGCCTGGGGTTTGGGTTGAGCCTGGAGAGGGTGGGCTGGAGGAAGAGCCGGAGGTGGGGGGCAAAGCTGGAGTGCCAGCTGTGGTTGTAGAATCGGTAGTCCCCTCGGTTCCAGTGGTTTTGTCTGTATGAGGGCTCCCTGTAATGGTATCGGTGGGGGATGAGGACGTGAGGCCATCGGTCACTGGGAGAGCGGTCTCAGGACCCCTTGTAGTGGCGGAGAGGGGTGTTGAAGACAGGGTACTACCCTCAGTTACTGGGAGAGAGGTCTGACCAGTTGGTGGGATGGTGGACTTTGTGATCCTTGAACCTGTGGTCTCACTGTCTTTGGTACCTGTATATGTGGTAGCTGTGCTGATAGCTGTTGTTTCATGTGTGCCTGTATCTGTGGTAGCTGTGTTGATAGCTGTTGTTTCATGTGTGCCTGTCTCTGTGGTACCTGTATCTGTGGTAGCTGTGTTGATAACTGTTGTTTCATGTGTGCCTGTCTCTGTGGTAGCTGTGTTGATAACTGTTGTTTCATGTGTACCAATATCTGTGGTAGCTGTGTTGATAACTTTTGTTTCATGTGTACCTGTATCTGTGGTAGCTGTGCTGATAGCTGTTGTTTCATGTGTGCCTGTATCTGTGGTAGCTGTGTTGATAGCTGTTGTTTCATGTGTGCCTGTCTCTGTGGTACCTGTATCTGTGGTAGCTGTGTTGATAGCTGTTGTTTCATGTGTACCTGTATCTGTGGTAGCTGTGTTGATAACTGTTGTTTCATgtgtacctgtatctgtagtaGCTGTGTTGATAACTGTTGTTTCATGTGTACCTGTATCTGTGGTAGCTGTGTTGATAACTGTTGTTTCATGTGTACCTGTATCTGTGGTAGCTGTGTTGATAGCTGTTGTTTCATGTGTGCCTGTCTCTGTGGTACCTGTATCTGTGGTAGCTGTGTTGATAGATGTTGTTTCATGTGTGCCTGTCTCTGTGGTAGCTGTATTGATAACTGTTGTTTCATGTGTGCCTGTATCTGTGGTAGCTGTGTTGATAGCTGTTGTTTCATGTGTACCTGTATCTGTGGTAGCTGTGTTGATAGCTGTTGTTTCATGTGTGCCTGTATCTGTGGTAGCTGTTGTTTCATGTGTACCTGTATCTGTGGTAGCTGTGTTGATAGCTGTTGTTTCATGTGTACCTGTATCTGTGGTAGCTGTGTCGATAGCTGTTGTTTCATGTGTACCTGTATCTGTGGTAGCTGTGTTGATATCTGTTGTTTCATGTGTACCTGTATCTGTGGTACCTGTATCTGTGGTAGCTGTGTTGATAACTGTTGTTTCATGTGTACCTGTATCTGTGGTAGCTGTGTTGATATCTGTTGTTTCATGTGTACCTGTATCTGTGGTAGCTGTGTCGATAGCTGTTGTTTCATGTGTACCTGTATCTGTGGTAGCTGTGTCGATAGCTGTTGTTTCATGTGTACCTGTATCTGTGGTACCTGTATCTGTGGTAGCTGTGTTGATATCTGTTGTTTCATGTGTACCTGTATCTGTGGTAGCTGTGTTGATAGCTGTTGTTTCATGTGTACCTGTATCTGTGGTAGCTGTGTCGTTAACTGTTGTTTCATGTGTACCTGTATCTGTGGTAGCTGTGTCGATAGCTGTTGTTTCATGTGTACCTGTATCTGTGGTAGCTGTGTTGATATCTGTTGTTTCATGTGTACCTGTATCTGTGGTACCTGTATCTGTGGTAGCTGTGTTGATAACTGTTGTTTCATGTGTACCTGTATCTGTGGTAGCTGTGTTGATATCTGTTGTTTCATGTGTACCTGTATCTGTGGTACCTGTATCTGTGGTAGCTGTGTCGATAGCTGTTGTTTCATGTGTACCTGTATCTGTGGTAGCTGTGTTGATAGCTGTTGTTTCATGTGTACCTGTATCTGTGGTAGCTGTGTCGATAGCTGTTGTTTCATGTGTACCTGTATCTGTGGTACCTGTATCTGTGGTAGCTGTGTTGATAGCTGTTGTTTCATGTGTACCTGTATCTGTGGTAGCTGTGTCGATAGCTGTTGTTTCATGTGTACCTGTATCTGTGGTACCTGTATCTGTGGTAGCTGTGTTGATATCTGTTGTTTCATGTGTACCTGTATCTGTGGTAGCTGTGTTGATAGCTGTTGTTTCATGTGTACCTGTATCTGTGGTAGCTGTGTCGTTAACTGTTGTTTCATGTGTACCTGTATCTGTGGTAGCTGTGTCGATAGCTGTTGTTTCATGTGTACCTGTATCTGTGGTAGCTGTGTTGATAGCTGTTGTTTCATGTGTGCCTGTCTCTGTGGTATCTGTGGTATCTGTGTTGATAGCTGTTGTTTCATGTGTACCTGTATCTGTGGTACCTGTATCTGTGGTAGCTGTGTTGGTAGCTGTTGTTTCATGTGTACCTGTATCTGTGGTAGCTGTGTTGGTAGCTGTTGTTTCATGTGTGCCTGTCTCTGTGGTATCTgtggtatctgtattgatagcTGTTGTTTCATGTGTACCTGTATCTGTGGTATCTGTGTTGATAGCTGTTGTTTCATGTGTACCTGTCTCTGTGGTACCTGTATCTGTGGTATCTGTGTTGATAGCTGTTGTTTCATGTGTACCTGTATCTGTGGTACCTGTATCTGTGGTAGCTGTGTTGGTAGCTGTTGTTTCATGTGTACCTGTATCAGTGGTACTGCTGGTTGGGATAATGTCTGGAGTTGTGTTTGACTCTGTGGGGACATCAGCTGAGGTACGGCCTGTATgttccatggtggtggtgggtgttGTCATGTCACTGTCTGTAGACGGACTGTCTTTTTCGGTCGACTCAGGGGAAGTGACAGTGTTCGCTGCGGTCTTGTGGGAGGAAGTCAACCTTGCTGTGCTGACCGACGAGGTAGTTCTTGTTTCTGTCGCAGTGGTGACGACTGCACTCTTAGACTCTTCAGTTTTAGAGATGGCTGCTGTTGTGGGTGAGGTGTCATTAGTGCTAGGGAGGACAGTTGAGGGGTCCTGGGTGGTGATGATGGCTCTGTCTGTGGTGGTGGAGCTGGGTTCAGTGGAGACTGTGGTATTTGTGGATAAGAGGGTGGTGGATCTATCTCCTGAGGTCATGGATGTATCTGTGAGCCCAGGACTGTCATGTGTGCCAGGAGCCGTGTTGTTGGACTCTACCCCTACAGAAAAAGATACCACTACAAACATACAGAAAGTCATGAGCTGAGCTTCATGTGGCCCATACACACACTGTAAAACACCCAAAACCTGCAATACTGAAACAGACCTGTTATGTTAAGGTCAAAGGTTAGGGAGTCAAAGACTGTGGTCTCAACCAGAAGTCATAAACCTTGGCCAGTTACTCTTCTGGTGTTCATTTCCCCCCGATAATCAGGGGTGACTTAGATCTGAGACTGATGAGTGAATTTAACTACCAGGTAGTGTTTGGGCCCTCCAGATAATAAATGGAATGGCCCTGGTTGACAGCATGCGTTCCAATGCCACTTGGGCTCTCTGCAAAAGCACTGGAATCTAAACACCAAAAGTGTTCCGTGTTTGAGCACCGTGATGAAAACGTTGCGTTGTGTCTAGCCAAAGTCTATTACCCGTCTCTTCTAAGAGGACTCGGCGTCTTACTTCTCTTAGCATGTTGTGGTGACGCCTGTCCACGGCGCTGTTAAACCCAACCTGCTCTGGTCTCTTTCTGTTTGGAGGAGAACACAGGCAGCTTCACAGCAGCTTGAGGGGCAGCACACCCAGCAGGAGGCCTTTGATAGGGTACTGCCTCGGCCTGCTTACCCTGAGCCGCGGAGCTTGGACCTCATCTGTATGCGTTGGCTGAGTACAGTCAACCTCCTTTTCCTATTTTCTCCTCCAGCTAGAGTAGAGAGGGAACACACGTACAACAGGGGAacccatcccaaatggcacccctattccctacatagtgcactacttttggctctggtcaatatagggtgccatttgggatgcagtggTTGCCTACGGCCTTATACAAACCCTGTGTTGCTCCTATCGTACCAGGAAGCAGAGGTGCCGGAGGAAGTGGGGAGGGACCAAGACTAATATCTGATTCGGTGTGTGATTCAATTATTTTCCAGGAACACGCAAGAGTGTACATTGCATCATGTGACCTAATGGCTCTGTAGCTCGGTAACCAAAACCCATTTACAGATGAAAAATGACCAAagagcacacacacctgtcaaggCCGAACGTAACGTCCATCCGTATTTGAGATAGAGAACACACTTGTATCCACATAGACTctttcaccacacacacacacacacacgcacgcacgcgcacacgcgcacacgcacacacacacacacacacacacacacacacacacacacacacacacacacacacacacacacacacacacacacacacacacacacacacacacacacacacacacacgctgtggtATGAGGGAGTGGATTGAATAAATACAGAGCTATCTGATAGGATGGATGGTGGACTGAGAGAAATGCTTTTAtgatcacattttattggttatGACGATAACAAGGCGAGGTGACCGAAACCAGAAAGCGGCTCCCGAAACTAGACCAGTGTGTGACCAATGCTGCAAAACACAAACGTagtttacagtactgtagcaatctGTTAGCAACTCATGTAGATTACGAATGAAAGAAGATAGCCCCAAGGATCTTGGTTGATTACCAGAGATGAAAACACAAGATTTAATTATCTCGTTTTGTTCACAGTGCAAGACACAAGAAGTCAACAGTATGTTCCTATAATGAGATTTCTGTCAGTTATGCCCATCCCGCTATCTTCATATGATGATATGATGACATAGCTATGAGTAAGAGTCTTCCACCTTCATACTGTACATTCTGGGTGTATCACCACAGTGTGTCACAGTACACTTTAATCTCTTGGTAAGCAAATGCCCCTTGGTTAGATTCCTTCGCATAGATTTGCCAGTGGGCCTTGGCGATGCAGACATGCCTGAGAGGATGTGTTGTGCTCAGACCAGCGTCTTAGCAGAAACctgattaaaaaaaacacacaataatGAAGCCTAGCAATGTGGTTTCTAACTAAAAACCTGGCAACCTAATCTATGGTCCATTGTACTGGGAAACAACCATACAGATTCCAAACATAGGAAATCTCCCTGGCAACCTGAGCAAAGAACAGGCTGAGCCTAGATCATCCAGTGTGATCCTGGACAAGGCAGCCCAATTGACTACCTATCTAAGATTTATCAATGCCAAGCGCAAACATGTGCAGTAGTGTAACGCGTAAATGGGTGTCAAAGCAGATGGTGGTGACAGAAAGCAGGCCCTGCCCCACAA contains the following coding sequences:
- the LOC109897586 gene encoding mucin-2 isoform X18 is translated as MILFSHQLFILLWIVVTVVSFSVGVESNNTAPGTHDSPGLTDTSMTSGDRSTTLLSTNTTVSTEPSSTTTDRAIITTQDPSTVLPSTNDTSPTTAAISKTEESKSAVVTTATETRTTSSVSTARLTSSHKTAANTVTSPESTEKDSPSTDSDMTTPTTTMEHTGRTSADVPTESNTTPDIIPTSSTTDTGTHETTATNTATTDTGTTDTGTHETTAINTDTTDTGTTETGTHETTAINTDTTDTGTHETTAINTDTTDTTETGTHETTATNTATTDTGTHETTATNTATTDTGTTDTGTHETTAINTDTTDTTETGTHETTAINTATTDTGTHETTAIDTATTDTGTTDTGTHETTDINTATTDTGTHETTVINTATTDTGTTDTGTHETTDINTATTDTGTHETTAIDTATTDTGTHETTVNDTATTDTGTHETTAINTATTDTGTHETTDINTATTDTGTTDTGTHETTAIDTATTDTGTHETTAIDTATTDTGTHETTDINTATTDTGTHETTVINTATTDTGTTDTGTHETTDINTATTDTGTHETTAIDTATTDTGTHETTAINTATTDTGTHETTATTDTGTHETTAINTATTDTGTHETTAINTATTDTGTHETTVINTATTETGTHETTSINTATTDTGTTETGTHETTAINTATTDTGTHETTVINTATTDTGTHETTVINTATTDTGTHETTVINTATTDTGTHETTAINTATTDTGTTETGTHETTAINTATTDTGTHETTAISTATTDTGTHETKVINTATTDIGTHETTVINTATTETGTHETTVINTATTDTGTTETGTHETTAINTATTDTGTHETTAISTATTYTGTKDSETTGSRITKSTIPPTGQTSLPVTEGSTLSSTPLSATTRGPETALPVTDGLTSSSPTDTITGSPHTDKTTGTEGTTDSTTTAGTPALPPTSGSSSSPPSPGSTQTPGSSTAAPVDTSTTNPAPSPTISPTGETPGQPTSKTSESPLPPFHTSTSPTGGSTTQPVSAITAATSLPPPISIMCPSSPCPYDSICLNGTCQCMSGTFLLKGRCVQAQVFSGDLHLNQTFQAEMSNRSSEIFQQTAARISEALRRALENESGYSQTDVVLLRRGSVIATVNNVFKLGSSATRTSTNAAIEKAIQACGTTCVTILQRATFNATDLCDQTPQPCDVRSTTCEYKEDGVTRCSCKAGYINSFYSNQSCTACPSGQRSEGDTCVPCTFGYAGFNCTDSALLAVVVIACVLGGVLLIMLLGLLAYCCWYRSQSVKKPSAEFSSPYPVEDFRGPWSTSQGITPIPRASTNWASSPMEMTEGGSTHTLVDMKPHTNGAGFHILPKRGKKTGSYDLTSDSMNTFKGKNPSRYSYLVQGHENPYFKPADERRPV
- the LOC109897586 gene encoding mucin-2 isoform X10 — translated: MILFSHQLFILLWIVVTVVSFSVGVESNNTAPGTHDSPGLTDTSMTSGDRSTTLLSTNTTVSTEPSSTTTDRAIITTQDPSTVLPSTNDTSPTTAAISKTEESKSAVVTTATETRTTSSVSTARLTSSHKTAANTVTSPESTEKDSPSTDSDMTTPTTTMEHTGRTSADVPTESNTTPDIIPTSSTTDTGTHETTATNTATTDTGTTDTGTHETTAINTDTTDTGTTETGTHETTAINTDTTDTGTHETTAINTDTTDTTETGTHETTATNTATTDTGTHETTATNTATTDTGTTDTGTHETTAINTDTTDTTETGTHETTAINTATTDTGTHETTAIDTATTDTGTHETTVNDTATTDTGTHETTAINTATTDTGTHETTDINTATTDTGTTDTGTHETTAIDTATTDTGTHETTAINTATTDTGTTDTGTHETTAIDTATTDTGTHETTAINTATTDTGTHETTAIDTATTDTGTTDTGTHETTDINTATTDTGTHETTVINTATTDTGTTDTGTHETTDINTATTDTGTHETTAIDTATTDTGTHETTVNDTATTDTGTHETTAINTATTDTGTHETTDINTATTDTGTTDTGTHETTAIDTATTDTGTHETTAIDTATTDTGTHETTDINTATTDTGTHETTVINTATTDTGTTDTGTHETTDINTATTDTGTHETTAIDTATTDTGTHETTAINTATTDTGTHETTVINTATTETGTHETTSINTATTDTGTTETGTHETTAINTATTDTGTHETTVINTATTDTGTHETTVINTATTDTGTHETTVINTATTDTGTHETTAINTATTDTGTTETGTHETTAINTATTDTGTHETTAISTATTDTGTHETKVINTATTDIGTHETTVINTATTETGTHETTVINTATTDTGTTETGTHETTAINTATTDTGTHETTAISTATTYTGTKDSETTGSRITKSTIPPTGQTSLPVTEGSTLSSTPLSATTRGPETALPVTDGLTSSSPTDTITGSPHTDKTTGTEGTTDSTTTAGTPALPPTSGSSSSPPSPGSTQTPGSSTAAPVDTSTTNPAPSPTISPTGETPGQPTSKTSESPLPPFHTSTSPTGGSTTQPVSAITAATSLPPPISIMCPSSPCPYDSICLNGTCQCMSGTFLLKGRCVQAQVFSGDLHLNQTFQAEMSNRSSEIFQQTAARISEALRRALENESGYSQTDVVLLRRGSVIATVNNVFKLGSSATRTSTNAAIEKAIQACGTTCVTILQRATFNATDLCDQTPQPCDVRSTTCEYKEDGVTRCSCKAGYINSFYSNQSCTACPSGQRSEGDTCVPCTFGYAGFNCTDSALLAVVVIACVLGGVLLIMLLGLLAYCCWYRSQSVKKPSAEFSSPYPVEDFRGPWSTSQGITPIPRASTNWASSPMEMTEGGSTHTLVDMKPHTNGAGFHILPKRGKKTGSYDLTSDSMNTFKGKNPSRYSYLVQGHENPYFKPADERRPV
- the LOC109897586 gene encoding mucin-2 isoform X11; this encodes MILFSHQLFILLWIVVTVVSFSVGVESNNTAPGTHDSPGLTDTSMTSGDRSTTLLSTNTTVSTEPSSTTTDRAIITTQDPSTVLPSTNDTSPTTAAISKTEESKSAVVTTATETRTTSSVSTARLTSSHKTAANTVTSPESTEKDSPSTDSDMTTPTTTMEHTGRTSADVPTESNTTPDIIPTSSTTDTGTHETTATNTATTDTGTTDTGTHETTAINTDTTDTGTTETGTHETTAINTDTTDTGTHETTAINTDTTDTTETGTHETTATNTATTDTGTHETTATNTATTDTGTTDTGTHETTAINTDTTDTTETGTHETTAINTATTDTGTHETTAIDTATTDTGTHETTAINTATTDTGTTDTGTHETTAIDTATTDTGTHETTAINTATTDTGTHETTAIDTATTDTGTTDTGTHETTDINTATTDTGTHETTVINTATTDTGTTDTGTHETTDINTATTDTGTHETTAIDTATTDTGTHETTVNDTATTDTGTHETTAINTATTDTGTHETTDINTATTDTGTTDTGTHETTAIDTATTDTGTHETTAIDTATTDTGTHETTDINTATTDTGTHETTVINTATTDTGTTDTGTHETTDINTATTDTGTHETTAIDTATTDTGTHETTAINTATTDTGTHETTATTDTGTHETTAINTATTDTGTHETTAINTATTDTGTHETTVINTATTETGTHETTSINTATTDTGTTETGTHETTAINTATTDTGTHETTVINTATTDTGTHETTVINTATTDTGTHETTVINTATTDTGTHETTAINTATTDTGTTETGTHETTAINTATTDTGTHETTAISTATTDTGTHETKVINTATTDIGTHETTVINTATTETGTHETTVINTATTDTGTTETGTHETTAINTATTDTGTHETTAISTATTYTGTKDSETTGSRITKSTIPPTGQTSLPVTEGSTLSSTPLSATTRGPETALPVTDGLTSSSPTDTITGSPHTDKTTGTEGTTDSTTTAGTPALPPTSGSSSSPPSPGSTQTPGSSTAAPVDTSTTNPAPSPTISPTGETPGQPTSKTSESPLPPFHTSTSPTGGSTTQPVSAITAATSLPPPISIMCPSSPCPYDSICLNGTCQCMSGTFLLKGRCVQAQVFSGDLHLNQTFQAEMSNRSSEIFQQTAARISEALRRALENESGYSQTDVVLLRRGSVIATVNNVFKLGSSATRTSTNAAIEKAIQACGTTCVTILQRATFNATDLCDQTPQPCDVRSTTCEYKEDGVTRCSCKAGYINSFYSNQSCTACPSGQRSEGDTCVPCTFGYAGFNCTDSALLAVVVIACVLGGVLLIMLLGLLAYCCWYRSQSVKKPSAEFSSPYPVEDFRGPWSTSQGITPIPRASTNWASSPMEMTEGGSTHTLVDMKPHTNGAGFHILPKRGKKTGSYDLTSDSMNTFKGKNPSRYSYLVQGHENPYFKPADERRPV
- the LOC109897586 gene encoding mucin-2 isoform X2 is translated as MILFSHQLFILLWIVVTVVSFSVGVESNNTAPGTHDSPGLTDTSMTSGDRSTTLLSTNTTVSTEPSSTTTDRAIITTQDPSTVLPSTNDTSPTTAAISKTEESKSAVVTTATETRTTSSVSTARLTSSHKTAANTVTSPESTEKDSPSTDSDMTTPTTTMEHTGRTSADVPTESNTTPDIIPTSSTTDTGTHETTATNTATTDTGTTDTGTHETTAINTDTTDTGTTETGTHETTAINTDTTDTGTHETTAINTDTTDTTETGTHETTATNTATTDTGTHETTATNTATTDTGTTDTGTHETTAINTDTTDTTETGTHETTAINTATTDTGTHETTAIDTATTDTGTHETTVNDTATTDTGTHETTAINTATTDTGTHETTDINTATTDTGTTDTGTHETTAIDTATTDTGTHETTAINTATTDTGTTDTGTHETTAIDTATTDTGTHETTAINTATTDTGTHETTAIDTATTDTGTTDTGTHETTDINTATTDTGTHETTVINTATTDTGTTDTGTHETTDINTATTDTGTHETTAIDTATTDTGTHETTVNDTATTDTGTHETTAINTATTDTGTHETTDINTATTDTGTTDTGTHETTAIDTATTDTGTHETTAIDTATTDTGTHETTDINTATTDTGTHETTVINTATTDTGTTDTGTHETTDINTATTDTGTHETTAIDTATTDTGTHETTAINTATTDTGTHETTATTDTGTHETTAINTATTDTGTHETTAINTATTDTGTHETTVINTATTETGTHETTSINTATTDTGTTETGTHETTAINTATTDTGTHETTVINTATTDTGTHETTVINTATTDTGTHETTVINTATTDTGTHETTAINTATTDTGTTETGTHETTAINTATTDTGTHETTAISTATTDTGTHETKVINTATTDIGTHETTVINTATTETGTHETTVINTATTDTGTTETGTHETTAINTATTDTGTHETTAISTATTYTGTKDSETTGSRITKSTIPPTGQTSLPVTEGSTLSSTPLSATTRGPETALPVTDGLTSSSPTDTITGSPHTDKTTGTEGTTDSTTTAGTPALPPTSGSSSSPPSPGSTQTPGSSTAAPVDTSTTNPAPSPTISPTGETPGQPTSKTSESPLPPFHTSTSPTGGSTTQPVSAITAATSLPPPISIMCPSSPCPYDSICLNGTCQCMSGTFLLKGRCVQAQVFSGDLHLNQTFQAEMSNRSSEIFQQTAARISEALRRALENESGYSQTDVVLLRRGSVIATVNNVFKLGSSATRTSTNAAIEKAIQACGTTCVTILQRATFNATDLCDQTPQPCDVRSTTCEYKEDGVTRCSCKAGYINSFYSNQSCTACPSGQRSEGDTCVPCTFGYAGFNCTDSALLAVVVIACVLGGVLLIMLLGLLAYCCWYRSQSVKKPSAEFSSPYPVEDFRGPWSTSQGITPIPRASTNWASSPMEMTEGGSTHTLVDMKPHTNGATGSYDLTSDSMNTFKGKNPSRYSYLVQGHENPYFKPADERRPV
- the LOC109897586 gene encoding mucin-2 isoform X19 yields the protein MILFSHQLFILLWIVVTVVSFSVGVESNNTAPGTHDSPGLTDTSMTSGDRSTTLLSTNTTVSTEPSSTTTDRAIITTQDPSTVLPSTNDTSPTTAAISKTEESKSAVVTTATETRTTSSVSTARLTSSHKTAANTVTSPESTEKDSPSTDSDMTTPTTTMEHTGRTSADVPTESNTTPDIIPTSSTTDTGTHETTATNTATTDTGTTDTGTHETTAINTDTTDTGTTETGTHETTAINTDTTDTGTHETTAINTDTTDTTETGTHETTATNTATTDTGTHETTATNTATTDTGTTDTGTHETTAINTDTTDTTETGTHETTAINTATTDTGTHETTAIDTATTDTGTHETTDINTATTDTGTHETTVINTATTDTGTTDTGTHETTDINTATTDTGTHETTAIDTATTDTGTHETTVNDTATTDTGTHETTAINTATTDTGTHETTDINTATTDTGTTDTGTHETTAIDTATTDTGTHETTAIDTATTDTGTHETTDINTATTDTGTHETTVINTATTDTGTTDTGTHETTDINTATTDTGTHETTAIDTATTDTGTHETTAINTATTDTGTHETTATTDTGTHETTAINTATTDTGTHETTAINTATTDTGTHETTVINTATTETGTHETTSINTATTDTGTTETGTHETTAINTATTDTGTHETTVINTATTDTGTHETTVINTATTDTGTHETTVINTATTDTGTHETTAINTATTDTGTTETGTHETTAINTATTDTGTHETTAISTATTDTGTHETKVINTATTDIGTHETTVINTATTETGTHETTVINTATTDTGTTETGTHETTAINTATTDTGTHETTAISTATTYTGTKDSETTGSRITKSTIPPTGQTSLPVTEGSTLSSTPLSATTRGPETALPVTDGLTSSSPTDTITGSPHTDKTTGTEGTTDSTTTAGTPALPPTSGSSSSPPSPGSTQTPGSSTAAPVDTSTTNPAPSPTISPTGETPGQPTSKTSESPLPPFHTSTSPTGGSTTQPVSAITAATSLPPPISIMCPSSPCPYDSICLNGTCQCMSGTFLLKGRCVQAQVFSGDLHLNQTFQAEMSNRSSEIFQQTAARISEALRRALENESGYSQTDVVLLRRGSVIATVNNVFKLGSSATRTSTNAAIEKAIQACGTTCVTILQRATFNATDLCDQTPQPCDVRSTTCEYKEDGVTRCSCKAGYINSFYSNQSCTACPSGQRSEGDTCVPCTFGYAGFNCTDSALLAVVVIACVLGGVLLIMLLGLLAYCCWYRSQSVKKPSAEFSSPYPVEDFRGPWSTSQGITPIPRASTNWASSPMEMTEGGSTHTLVDMKPHTNGAGFHILPKRGKKTGSYDLTSDSMNTFKGKNPSRYSYLVQGHENPYFKPADERRPV
- the LOC109897586 gene encoding mucin-2 isoform X15, which codes for MILFSHQLFILLWIVVTVVSFSVGVESNNTAPGTHDSPGLTDTSMTSGDRSTTLLSTNTTVSTEPSSTTTDRAIITTQDPSTVLPSTNDTSPTTAAISKTEESKSAVVTTATETRTTSSVSTARLTSSHKTAANTVTSPESTEKDSPSTDSDMTTPTTTMEHTGRTSADVPTESNTTPDIIPTSSTTDTGTHETTATNTATTDTGTTDTGTHETTAINTDTTDTGTTETGTHETTAINTDTTDTGTHETTAINTDTTDTTETGTHETTATNTATTDTGTHETTATNTATTDTGTTDTGTHETTAINTDTTDTTETGTHETTAINTATTDTGTHETTAIDTATTDTGTHETTVNDTATTDTGTHETTAINTATTDTGTHETTDINTATTDTGTTDTGTHETTAIDTATTDTGTHETTAINTATTDTGTTDTGTHETTAIDTATTDTGTHETTAINTATTDTGTHETTAIDTATTDTGTTDTGTHETTDINTATTDTGTHETTVINTATTDTGTTDTGTHETTDINTATTDTGTHETTVINTATTDTGTTDTGTHETTDINTATTDTGTHETTAIDTATTDTGTHETTAINTATTDTGTHETTATTDTGTHETTAINTATTDTGTHETTAINTATTDTGTHETTVINTATTETGTHETTSINTATTDTGTTETGTHETTAINTATTDTGTHETTVINTATTDTGTHETTVINTATTDTGTHETTVINTATTDTGTHETTAINTATTDTGTTETGTHETTAINTATTDTGTHETTAISTATTDTGTHETKVINTATTDIGTHETTVINTATTETGTHETTVINTATTDTGTTETGTHETTAINTATTDTGTHETTAISTATTYTGTKDSETTGSRITKSTIPPTGQTSLPVTEGSTLSSTPLSATTRGPETALPVTDGLTSSSPTDTITGSPHTDKTTGTEGTTDSTTTAGTPALPPTSGSSSSPPSPGSTQTPGSSTAAPVDTSTTNPAPSPTISPTGETPGQPTSKTSESPLPPFHTSTSPTGGSTTQPVSAITAATSLPPPISIMCPSSPCPYDSICLNGTCQCMSGTFLLKGRCVQAQVFSGDLHLNQTFQAEMSNRSSEIFQQTAARISEALRRALENESGYSQTDVVLLRRGSVIATVNNVFKLGSSATRTSTNAAIEKAIQACGTTCVTILQRATFNATDLCDQTPQPCDVRSTTCEYKEDGVTRCSCKAGYINSFYSNQSCTACPSGQRSEGDTCVPCTFGYAGFNCTDSALLAVVVIACVLGGVLLIMLLGLLAYCCWYRSQSVKKPSAEFSSPYPVEDFRGPWSTSQGITPIPRASTNWASSPMEMTEGGSTHTLVDMKPHTNGAGFHILPKRGKKTGSYDLTSDSMNTFKGKNPSRYSYLVQGHENPYFKPADERRPV